The following are from one region of the Bremerella sp. JC817 genome:
- a CDS encoding FAD-dependent monooxygenase — translation MTLSTPLIIGAGPVGMAAATFLSQDGIVPRIVDKRAERSKFSKALAINPRTLELLEESGITDQLLGLGRKIHGTTFHRNDKIIAEVDFNDLEHRFPFMLALSQATTERVLSEHLARKGIEIERQLELVESPALIQGKANLVHSETQSHLQIDAPWILAADGAHSVARKSVHVPFAGDTYDRAWVLDDIPLASDFAPDRAHIKLLDDGFLFLLPIYTGEEKPGEPTVWRVMGNYPEPLAQLTESNLIGESLWNSSFHIAHRVVESMSVGQVYFAGDAAHLHSPVGARGMNLGIEDAWVFAELAKRDELKLYDQQRWPVDNAVVQRIRTITDFAKGESWMRRTIRNVMLPRVMRWKSIRENMLKTLTGLDHPLPLMQKKAASEAEAADEKPRKRRRD, via the coding sequence ATGACGCTCTCCACACCCCTCATTATTGGTGCAGGTCCCGTCGGAATGGCGGCCGCAACTTTCCTGTCTCAGGACGGAATCGTGCCGCGCATCGTCGACAAACGGGCGGAACGGTCCAAGTTCTCGAAAGCACTGGCCATCAATCCCCGGACGCTGGAACTGCTGGAAGAGAGCGGGATCACCGATCAATTGCTGGGGCTTGGCCGGAAGATCCATGGCACGACCTTCCATCGCAACGACAAAATCATCGCCGAGGTCGACTTCAACGACCTCGAACACCGCTTCCCCTTCATGCTGGCCCTCTCGCAAGCCACAACCGAGCGGGTCTTGAGCGAACATCTCGCCCGCAAAGGGATCGAGATCGAACGCCAGCTTGAACTGGTCGAGTCCCCTGCCCTGATCCAAGGCAAGGCGAACCTGGTCCACTCCGAAACACAGTCGCACCTGCAGATCGACGCACCGTGGATCCTGGCCGCCGATGGTGCCCACAGTGTCGCTCGCAAGTCGGTCCATGTCCCCTTCGCCGGCGACACCTACGACCGAGCTTGGGTGCTGGACGACATTCCGCTGGCATCCGACTTCGCCCCGGACCGAGCCCACATCAAGCTGCTGGACGATGGCTTCCTGTTTCTGCTGCCGATCTATACCGGCGAAGAAAAGCCAGGCGAGCCAACCGTATGGCGTGTGATGGGAAACTACCCAGAACCGTTAGCTCAATTGACCGAATCCAATCTGATTGGCGAATCCCTTTGGAATTCGTCGTTCCACATCGCGCATCGCGTGGTCGAATCGATGAGCGTTGGCCAGGTCTACTTCGCTGGCGACGCAGCCCATCTACATTCGCCGGTCGGTGCCCGTGGCATGAACCTGGGGATCGAAGATGCCTGGGTCTTCGCCGAACTTGCCAAGCGAGACGAACTAAAGCTTTACGATCAACAGCGTTGGCCGGTCGACAATGCCGTCGTCCAGCGGATCCGAACGATCACCGATTTCGCCAAAGGCGAGTCGTGGATGCGACGTACGATTCGCAATGTGATGCTCCCGCGTGTCATGCGTTGGAAGAGCATCCGCGAGAACATGCTGAAGACCTTAACCGGTCTCGATCACCCCCTTCCGCTCATGCAGAAGAAAGCGGCCAGCGAAGCGGAAGCCGCCGACGAAAAGCCACGCAAGCGACGACGAGACTGA
- a CDS encoding PQQ-binding-like beta-propeller repeat protein, which yields MPASFRLGSRFALSCGLLLLVPFSLFAGDWAQWRGPDRDGISDEKGLLAEWPSDGPKLAWQVNDLGDGYGAVSVADGILFLVVNEGLEDEQVKALDATTGQTLWSTRIGKVGNPDQKPDYPAARSTPTVEGEFVYVFGSDGDLACLKATSGEVVWSKNVRTEYGGEPGIWAYSESPLVDGDKVIVTPGGETAGIVAVDKKTGNTIWKAETPKMGAAGYASVQKATIDGVEQYIAFMGNGVAGVNAKDGAFLWSYEGTSGTANMATPVVSDNVVYSGGGRKGGGAFKLIAQEKELTPEELYFSPKLPSSIGGAVKVDGYLYGCGQSTLMCFDAMTGEIKWQERISAAASIVYADGRLYLHTEDGKVMMVTASPEGFQLLAEFTLPGQPEGRGKEWAYPALADGKLYLRQHGTVWVYDVK from the coding sequence ATGCCCGCTTCGTTTCGCCTGGGTTCCCGATTCGCACTGTCGTGCGGATTATTGCTTCTGGTTCCATTTTCCCTTTTCGCCGGCGACTGGGCTCAATGGCGTGGTCCTGACCGGGATGGTATCTCGGACGAGAAGGGGCTGTTGGCCGAGTGGCCCAGCGATGGTCCGAAGCTCGCCTGGCAGGTCAACGATCTGGGCGATGGCTACGGTGCGGTTTCGGTTGCCGATGGCATCCTCTTTCTGGTCGTCAACGAAGGACTGGAAGACGAACAAGTAAAAGCTCTCGACGCGACCACCGGTCAAACGTTGTGGAGCACGCGCATTGGCAAGGTTGGCAATCCCGATCAAAAGCCTGATTACCCGGCCGCTCGCAGCACGCCGACAGTGGAAGGCGAGTTCGTTTACGTCTTCGGTTCTGATGGTGACCTCGCTTGCCTGAAGGCAACGAGTGGCGAAGTCGTCTGGAGTAAGAATGTCCGGACAGAATATGGTGGCGAGCCAGGGATCTGGGCGTACTCGGAATCCCCCCTGGTCGATGGCGATAAAGTGATCGTCACGCCTGGTGGTGAGACCGCTGGCATCGTGGCGGTCGATAAGAAGACCGGCAATACGATCTGGAAAGCCGAGACGCCGAAGATGGGCGCGGCCGGGTATGCCTCGGTCCAGAAGGCAACCATCGACGGCGTCGAACAGTACATCGCGTTCATGGGGAACGGTGTCGCCGGCGTGAATGCCAAAGATGGGGCTTTCCTCTGGTCGTATGAAGGAACCTCCGGCACCGCCAACATGGCCACGCCAGTCGTCAGCGACAACGTGGTTTACAGTGGCGGTGGTCGCAAAGGTGGCGGTGCGTTCAAGCTGATCGCTCAGGAAAAAGAACTGACGCCGGAAGAACTTTACTTCAGCCCGAAGCTGCCTTCTTCGATCGGCGGTGCCGTGAAGGTGGATGGCTATCTCTATGGCTGCGGTCAGTCGACACTCATGTGTTTCGATGCGATGACCGGCGAAATCAAATGGCAGGAACGCATCAGCGCCGCGGCGTCGATCGTATATGCCGACGGTCGTTTGTACCTGCATACCGAAGATGGCAAAGTGATGATGGTCACTGCCTCGCCGGAAGGATTTCAACTGCTGGCCGAGTTCACGCTGCCAGGCCAACCGGAAGGGCGTGGCAAGGAATGGGCCTATCCAGCCCTGGCCGACGGCAAGCTCTACTTGCGTCAGCATGGCACCGTGTGGGTGTATGACGTGAAGTAA
- a CDS encoding MBL fold metallo-hydrolase produces the protein MYFQRYYLECLSHASYMVADEETKVAAVIDPQRDIDIYVKDAEEHGFRIEHVILTHFHADFVAGHIELRNRLGAKIYLGAEGNAEFDHVKLSDGDQVVLGKVYLSAIQTPGHTPEGITLLVYDPESNAEVPYAALTGDTLFIGDVGRPDLLASIGATAEQLGNQLYDSLHEKLLKLPDAVRIYPAHGAGSLCGKALSSEPYSTLGEQRKYNYALQPMSRSAFLDLVTTAQPEAPSYFVHDAILNRKDRQSLDESLKESLSPLTLSQVLQFQKDGAQVVDTREAVDFAGAHLKGSLNIGIDGKYATWAGSMLAKDQPIVVIADADRTEESIVRLGRIGFDLVVGYLDGGMDALDQHSDLVASTARITAPAVGELDGNVAIVDIRSEKEFDAGHIDGAINIPLPHLEERADEIPAVDHVVVHCAGGYRSSLGVSVLQKLGKENLLDLVGGYKAWEASHLPTTGSSGSCGGTCSVKS, from the coding sequence ATGTATTTTCAACGATACTATCTGGAGTGTCTTTCGCACGCTTCCTACATGGTGGCGGACGAAGAAACCAAGGTCGCCGCGGTCATCGATCCGCAGCGTGATATCGACATCTACGTGAAGGACGCCGAAGAACATGGCTTCCGCATCGAACATGTCATTCTGACGCACTTCCACGCCGACTTCGTGGCGGGTCATATCGAACTACGCAATCGCCTCGGCGCAAAGATCTATCTAGGTGCCGAAGGCAACGCCGAGTTCGATCACGTCAAACTTTCGGACGGCGACCAGGTGGTGCTGGGCAAGGTTTACCTGTCGGCAATCCAAACCCCAGGACACACGCCGGAAGGGATTACCCTGCTGGTTTACGATCCCGAATCCAACGCTGAGGTTCCTTACGCCGCGTTGACCGGCGACACGCTATTCATCGGCGATGTGGGCCGTCCTGACCTGCTGGCCTCGATTGGTGCCACGGCTGAACAGCTTGGCAATCAGCTTTACGACTCGCTGCACGAGAAGCTTTTGAAGCTTCCGGATGCCGTTCGCATTTACCCGGCTCATGGTGCTGGATCGCTTTGCGGCAAGGCCCTTAGTAGCGAGCCTTATTCGACACTCGGCGAACAGCGAAAGTACAACTACGCACTCCAACCGATGTCGCGATCGGCGTTCCTCGACCTGGTGACCACAGCCCAGCCGGAGGCACCGAGCTACTTCGTGCACGATGCCATCCTGAATCGCAAGGATCGCCAGAGCCTGGATGAATCGCTAAAGGAAAGTCTTTCGCCGCTGACACTGTCGCAGGTTTTGCAGTTCCAGAAAGATGGTGCTCAGGTGGTCGACACCCGCGAAGCAGTCGACTTCGCAGGTGCCCATTTGAAAGGATCGCTCAACATCGGTATCGATGGCAAGTACGCGACCTGGGCCGGCTCGATGCTGGCGAAAGATCAGCCGATCGTTGTGATCGCGGACGCCGACCGCACCGAAGAATCGATCGTGCGACTGGGTCGAATTGGTTTTGATCTAGTGGTTGGCTACCTCGACGGCGGAATGGATGCCCTCGATCAGCATAGCGACCTGGTGGCATCGACAGCCCGGATCACTGCCCCGGCGGTTGGCGAACTCGATGGCAATGTGGCAATCGTCGATATTCGCAGCGAAAAAGAATTCGATGCAGGACACATCGACGGTGCGATCAACATTCCCCTGCCTCACCTGGAAGAACGTGCCGACGAAATTCCGGCAGTCGATCACGTGGTGGTGCATTGTGCCGGCGGCTATCGCTCGTCGCTGGGCGTCAGCGTGCTGCAGAAACTCGGCAAAGAGAACCTGCTCGACCTCGTGGGTGGTTACAAGGCCTGGGAAGCTTCGCATCTGCCGACAACCGGCAGCAGCGGCAGTTGTGGAGGAACGTGTTCGGTGAAGAGCTAA
- a CDS encoding rhodanese-like domain-containing protein translates to MNTISPQELNQRHQNEAYELIDVRTPAEFQEVHATQAVNVPLDRLVPRDYMQARNGNAQTTLYVICKSGTRGGKACEKFQAAGFENVVNVEGGTEAWAAAGLPVVRGKKVMSLERQVRIAAGFLVLVGALLAMFVHPYFAGLSAFVGAGLMFAGITDTCGMAMVLAKMPWNQVSSGAKNCSI, encoded by the coding sequence ATCAACACTATTTCGCCCCAAGAGCTGAACCAGCGCCATCAGAACGAAGCCTACGAACTGATCGACGTCCGCACCCCGGCCGAGTTCCAGGAAGTGCACGCCACCCAGGCCGTCAACGTCCCGCTCGATCGCCTCGTGCCGCGCGACTACATGCAAGCCCGTAACGGCAATGCCCAGACGACGCTGTATGTGATCTGCAAGTCTGGTACGCGAGGTGGCAAGGCCTGTGAAAAGTTTCAGGCCGCTGGCTTCGAGAACGTTGTCAACGTGGAAGGTGGCACCGAAGCCTGGGCTGCGGCTGGCCTGCCGGTCGTGCGTGGCAAGAAGGTGATGTCGCTGGAACGCCAGGTTCGCATCGCGGCCGGCTTCCTGGTGTTGGTCGGTGCTTTGCTGGCCATGTTCGTGCATCCCTACTTCGCTGGACTTTCGGCTTTTGTCGGAGCAGGCCTGATGTTCGCTGGGATCACCGATACCTGCGGCATGGCCATGGTGCTGGCCAAGATGCCGTGGAACCAGGTTTCCAGTGGCGCGAAGAACTGTTCGATCTAA
- a CDS encoding metalloregulator ArsR/SmtB family transcription factor: MPEKPDNKPPLDMDALGEAAECLKALAHPVRIRMVQLLLAGRFTVGEIAEDCGIAENLASEHLRLMQRCGFFTSERDGRRVYYSVAEPHLKDIMGCIESRFLTGAGK, from the coding sequence ATGCCCGAGAAACCTGACAACAAGCCGCCACTCGATATGGACGCCCTTGGTGAAGCCGCTGAATGCCTGAAGGCATTGGCTCACCCAGTTCGTATTCGCATGGTGCAATTGCTTCTGGCAGGCCGTTTCACGGTGGGTGAAATCGCGGAAGACTGCGGTATTGCCGAGAACCTGGCCTCGGAACACCTTCGCCTGATGCAACGCTGTGGGTTCTTCACCAGCGAGCGAGATGGTCGCCGTGTTTATTACTCGGTTGCCGAACCTCACTTGAAGGACATCATGGGCTGCATCGAAAGTCGATTCCTCACGGGTGCCGGCAAATAG
- a CDS encoding sulfatase-like hydrolase/transferase has translation MRAFALLLTFVCCSTGLTADRPANIVLIVSDDQGYHDLGSYGAQDVQTPHLDRLAKEGTRLTSFYVAWNACTPSRAAFLTGRYPQRNGTYDMIRNDRVDDGYLYKADEYAVSPEHILGTDIREIFLSQTLHDAGYACGCFGKWDGGQLTRYLPMQRGFDDFYGFCNTGIDYFTHERYGVPSMFDGNQITTKDKGTYCTTLFRDHALDFIDRNHERPFFLYLPFNAPHGASNLDPEIRGTVQASPEYLARYPAGDTKASRRRQGYMAAVTEMDAAIGDVLDRLDQYEIADNTLVIFFSDNGGSGLANNAPLQGRKSTMWEGGNRVPCLVRWPGHVPANQVSDQFLSSLEVFPTACAAAGVELPQDVTYDGFDLLPVLRNEIASPRIEMFWQRRDEVAVRVGDWKWIDSKKAKGLYHLANDIAEKNDLSAKHPEKVAELQQQLAQWQSQMEAAEPRGPFRDY, from the coding sequence ATGCGTGCGTTCGCTCTGCTTCTGACTTTCGTGTGCTGCTCTACCGGACTAACCGCTGACCGTCCGGCCAACATTGTGCTAATCGTTTCCGACGACCAGGGCTATCACGATCTCGGAAGTTACGGTGCCCAGGATGTGCAGACGCCCCACCTCGATCGCCTGGCGAAAGAAGGAACGCGGCTTACGAGTTTCTATGTGGCCTGGAACGCTTGTACGCCATCGCGTGCCGCGTTTTTGACCGGCCGTTATCCACAGCGAAACGGCACCTACGACATGATCCGGAACGATCGCGTTGACGACGGCTATCTCTACAAGGCGGATGAATACGCCGTTTCGCCGGAACATATTTTGGGAACCGACATCCGCGAGATCTTCCTTTCGCAAACGCTACACGATGCCGGGTACGCATGCGGCTGTTTCGGCAAGTGGGATGGCGGGCAACTGACGCGATACTTGCCAATGCAACGTGGCTTCGACGACTTCTATGGATTCTGCAACACCGGCATCGATTACTTCACCCACGAACGTTACGGCGTCCCCTCGATGTTCGATGGCAACCAGATCACCACCAAGGACAAAGGCACCTACTGCACGACCCTCTTTCGCGATCATGCGCTCGATTTCATCGACCGCAATCACGAGCGTCCCTTCTTCTTGTATCTTCCCTTCAACGCACCGCACGGCGCATCGAACTTAGATCCCGAGATTCGCGGAACCGTTCAGGCCTCGCCGGAATACCTTGCACGTTACCCAGCCGGCGACACAAAAGCATCGCGGCGACGCCAAGGTTATATGGCTGCCGTGACCGAGATGGATGCCGCGATAGGTGACGTGCTTGATCGCTTGGACCAATATGAGATTGCCGACAACACCTTGGTGATTTTCTTTTCCGACAATGGAGGAAGCGGTCTGGCGAACAACGCGCCACTGCAAGGTCGCAAGTCGACGATGTGGGAAGGTGGCAACCGGGTGCCATGCCTTGTGAGATGGCCTGGTCATGTTCCGGCCAATCAGGTCAGCGATCAGTTTCTCTCGTCGCTGGAAGTCTTCCCGACGGCATGCGCGGCAGCTGGTGTTGAACTGCCGCAAGATGTCACGTACGACGGCTTCGATTTGCTGCCGGTCTTGCGTAACGAAATCGCTTCACCCCGCATCGAAATGTTCTGGCAGCGCCGCGACGAGGTCGCGGTGCGGGTCGGAGACTGGAAATGGATCGATAGCAAGAAAGCGAAGGGTCTGTACCATCTGGCCAACGACATCGCCGAGAAGAACGATCTGTCGGCCAAACACCCTGAAAAGGTCGCCGAGCTGCAGCAGCAATTGGCCCAGTGGCAAAGCCAAATGGAAGCGGCCGAGCCGCGAGGTCCGTTTCGCGATTATTAG
- a CDS encoding aldehyde dehydrogenase family protein, with product MILTTTAPVARRETQAFIDQQHQLLIDGQWMPAASGKTFEVTNPADGKTIAEVAEGDKADVDKAVAAARRAFETGPWPAMTASERGKLIWKLADLMEQHIEELAEIESLDNGKPKAVAAAADVPLAIDLFRYMAGWSTKIEGTTIPISVPYLEGAEFHSYTLREPVGVVGQIIPWNFPILMAAWKLGPALATGCTVVLKVAEETPLSALRLGHLIQEAGFPPGVVNIITGFGETAGAALSAHPDVDKIAFTGSTEVGKLIVKAAGDTNLKKVTLELGGKSPNIILPDADISAAISGAANAIFFNHGQCCCAGSRLFVHRSQYDQVVEGVAAEASKIKLGPGMHPDTNMGPMVSRIQQDRVCGYLDIGMQEGAKALVGGKRADSSGYFVEPTVLVDTHAEMKVIREEIFGPVVAAVPFDDIDEVIATANDTIYGLAAAVWTKDISHGHRIAKRLKAGTVWMNCYNVFDASLPFGGYKQSGWGREMGYEAISLYTQTKAVTLQIG from the coding sequence ATGATCTTGACGACGACTGCCCCTGTCGCCCGTCGCGAAACGCAAGCATTCATTGACCAGCAGCATCAACTGTTGATCGATGGTCAATGGATGCCGGCTGCCTCGGGCAAAACATTCGAGGTGACCAATCCTGCCGATGGCAAAACAATTGCCGAGGTTGCCGAAGGTGATAAGGCGGACGTTGACAAAGCAGTCGCTGCCGCTCGCCGAGCCTTCGAGACCGGCCCTTGGCCAGCGATGACAGCCTCGGAACGTGGCAAGCTGATCTGGAAGCTGGCCGACTTGATGGAACAGCACATCGAAGAGCTGGCCGAAATCGAATCGCTCGACAACGGCAAACCCAAAGCGGTTGCCGCTGCGGCTGACGTTCCACTAGCGATTGATCTGTTTCGCTACATGGCGGGTTGGTCGACCAAAATTGAAGGGACCACGATTCCGATTTCGGTGCCGTATCTTGAAGGGGCCGAGTTCCACAGTTACACGCTCCGTGAACCGGTTGGCGTTGTCGGCCAGATCATTCCGTGGAACTTCCCGATCTTGATGGCCGCTTGGAAGCTGGGCCCAGCCTTGGCCACCGGCTGCACCGTTGTGCTGAAAGTGGCCGAAGAAACGCCGCTGAGTGCTTTGCGTTTGGGACACTTGATTCAAGAGGCAGGCTTCCCACCCGGCGTGGTGAACATCATCACCGGGTTTGGCGAGACTGCCGGTGCCGCGCTGTCGGCGCATCCCGATGTCGACAAGATTGCGTTCACCGGTTCGACCGAAGTGGGCAAGCTGATTGTCAAAGCGGCCGGCGATACCAACTTGAAAAAGGTGACGCTCGAATTGGGTGGCAAGAGCCCCAACATCATCCTGCCTGATGCCGACATCTCGGCGGCGATCAGTGGTGCGGCCAACGCTATCTTCTTCAACCATGGCCAATGCTGCTGTGCCGGTTCGCGTTTGTTCGTGCACCGCAGCCAGTACGATCAGGTCGTCGAAGGTGTGGCTGCCGAGGCTTCCAAAATCAAGCTCGGTCCCGGCATGCATCCCGATACCAACATGGGGCCGATGGTCTCGCGGATTCAGCAAGACCGCGTCTGCGGCTACCTCGACATTGGCATGCAGGAAGGTGCCAAGGCATTGGTCGGTGGTAAGCGAGCCGACAGCAGCGGTTACTTCGTCGAGCCAACCGTGCTGGTCGATACCCACGCGGAAATGAAGGTGATTCGCGAAGAGATCTTTGGCCCGGTCGTGGCGGCGGTTCCTTTCGACGACATCGACGAGGTGATCGCCACGGCCAACGACACGATCTATGGCCTGGCCGCCGCGGTCTGGACGAAGGACATCAGCCACGGGCACCGCATTGCCAAAAGGCTGAAGGCCGGCACTGTGTGGATGAACTGCTACAACGTCTTCGATGCGTCGTTGCCGTTTGGCGGTTACAAACAGTCTGGCTGGGGCCGCGAGATGGGCTACGAAGCGATTAGCCTTTATACGCAGACCAAGGCCGTGACGCTGCAAATTGGCTAG
- a CDS encoding AAA family ATPase, whose protein sequence is MSSSEESLRALEEALRFSPDNIPLRRHLADSLYGLGKFEAAIDHFKELTRQEPGNEGWPLRLADCFLQNNQVGEAAVVIERIVHGRDASPEAHMLACRVAMAEGDTSSAVYHYKTAIDLDPELEDDALSERLGVGVQFEEGEVVEGKIRINSTDPADDLTAAVERPKIKFSDVGGMEDLKEEIRMKIIYPMQNPEIYKAYGKTIGGGIMMYGPPGCGKTHLARATAGEIDANFISVGINDVLDMWMGNSERNLHQLFEVARNSSPCVIFFDEVDALGGRRSDMNGGSARQLINQFLAEMDGVESSNEGVLILSATNAPWHVDSAFRRPGRFDRVIFVPPPDAPSRTEILQVLCQNKPTKDVDFSYLAKKADQFSGADLKAVVDLAVESKLSEALKTGKPVPVTGKDVLAAIKRHKPTTKEWFSTARNYALYANDGGLYDDILSYMKLK, encoded by the coding sequence ATGAGCTCATCTGAAGAATCACTCCGCGCGCTGGAAGAAGCGTTGCGGTTCAGCCCCGACAATATCCCGCTTCGTCGTCACCTGGCCGACTCGCTGTATGGCCTGGGCAAGTTTGAAGCGGCCATCGATCACTTTAAAGAGCTGACTCGCCAAGAGCCAGGCAACGAAGGCTGGCCGCTGCGGTTGGCCGATTGCTTTCTGCAGAACAACCAGGTCGGTGAAGCGGCCGTGGTGATCGAGCGGATCGTCCATGGTCGCGATGCATCGCCGGAAGCACATATGCTGGCGTGCCGTGTGGCGATGGCGGAAGGGGATACCTCATCGGCCGTTTACCACTACAAGACCGCGATCGATCTCGATCCGGAACTGGAAGACGACGCCTTGAGCGAACGCTTGGGTGTCGGCGTGCAGTTTGAAGAAGGAGAAGTGGTCGAAGGAAAGATTCGCATCAATTCGACCGATCCGGCCGATGATCTGACCGCCGCGGTCGAACGTCCGAAGATCAAGTTCTCGGACGTGGGCGGGATGGAAGATCTCAAGGAAGAGATCCGGATGAAAATTATTTATCCGATGCAAAACCCTGAGATCTACAAGGCCTACGGCAAAACGATCGGCGGCGGGATCATGATGTATGGGCCTCCGGGGTGTGGCAAGACGCACCTGGCTCGGGCCACCGCTGGCGAGATCGACGCCAACTTCATCAGTGTCGGCATCAACGATGTGCTCGACATGTGGATGGGCAATAGCGAACGCAACTTGCATCAGCTTTTCGAGGTTGCCCGAAACAGCAGCCCTTGCGTGATCTTCTTTGATGAAGTCGACGCACTGGGTGGTCGCCGTAGTGATATGAACGGCGGCAGTGCCCGGCAATTGATCAATCAGTTTCTGGCCGAGATGGATGGTGTCGAAAGTTCGAACGAAGGCGTGCTGATTCTTTCCGCGACGAATGCTCCCTGGCATGTCGACTCCGCCTTCCGCCGACCAGGCCGTTTCGATCGCGTGATCTTCGTTCCGCCACCTGATGCTCCCTCGCGAACCGAAATCTTGCAGGTCCTTTGTCAAAACAAGCCGACCAAAGATGTCGACTTCAGTTACCTCGCCAAGAAAGCAGACCAGTTCTCTGGGGCCGACTTGAAGGCGGTCGTCGACCTGGCGGTCGAATCGAAACTGAGCGAAGCACTGAAGACCGGCAAGCCCGTTCCGGTGACCGGCAAAGATGTACTGGCCGCGATCAAACGGCACAAGCCAACCACCAAAGAATGGTTTTCGACCGCGCGTAATTATGCCTTGTACGCGAACGACGGTGGGCTTTACGACGACATCCTGAGCTACATGAAATTGAAATGA
- a CDS encoding tetratricopeptide repeat protein codes for MNRHVERGQMLIDTHRYAEAKKQISLGLAEDPQDPIAHMLLGICHANLKEYDAAIEHAEFAVHQVPDSANTHGVLAAIYLQADKCKDAKLGAEQALRLDPSLIMAMNVLASVHAHNKNWAEARRMAEMALSYKPDDIEAMNLRALALRSMGESGASIDELTESLKVNAEDATSHANLGWTYLQNGKLDKAEIHFREALRINPNLEWARVGALETLKAKVPVYRWILGYFMWMATKTRSMQWAIVIGLLIGYRVVFQALVNNPATEGLAYVVMGAYLIFCATTWFAGPISDALVVLHPFGRLALTRWERLGGFAVGSAILLTVGCLVANFFMASQIGLVLAMCIGFTAIPMAMMFQIREGTPRKVMAITTVVAAGLAIGFGVGAIYGLENLPVAVASLCERCTQAFIFVPLGTIVLANMLSSYR; via the coding sequence ATGAATCGACACGTCGAACGTGGTCAGATGCTGATCGATACGCACCGTTATGCGGAAGCGAAGAAGCAGATCAGCTTGGGACTGGCCGAAGATCCGCAAGATCCGATCGCGCACATGCTGCTGGGGATTTGTCACGCCAATCTCAAAGAGTACGATGCCGCGATCGAGCATGCCGAGTTCGCCGTGCATCAGGTACCTGACTCGGCGAACACGCACGGGGTGTTGGCCGCCATCTACCTGCAAGCCGACAAGTGCAAAGATGCGAAGCTCGGCGCCGAGCAGGCACTCCGCCTCGATCCTTCGTTGATCATGGCGATGAATGTGCTGGCCTCGGTTCATGCCCATAACAAGAACTGGGCGGAAGCCCGGCGTATGGCTGAGATGGCTCTGTCGTACAAGCCAGACGATATCGAAGCGATGAACCTGCGTGCTTTGGCTTTGCGAAGCATGGGCGAGTCAGGGGCTTCGATCGACGAGTTGACTGAATCGTTGAAAGTCAACGCCGAAGATGCGACCTCGCATGCCAACCTGGGTTGGACCTATCTGCAAAATGGCAAGCTCGACAAGGCCGAGATTCATTTTCGCGAAGCACTGCGGATCAATCCGAATCTGGAATGGGCCCGCGTGGGTGCTCTCGAAACGCTGAAAGCGAAAGTACCGGTCTATCGCTGGATCCTCGGCTATTTCATGTGGATGGCGACGAAGACCCGCAGCATGCAGTGGGCGATCGTTATAGGTTTGCTGATCGGCTATCGCGTCGTCTTCCAGGCCCTGGTCAACAATCCGGCGACGGAAGGGCTCGCCTATGTTGTCATGGGGGCGTATCTGATCTTCTGCGCGACGACCTGGTTCGCTGGGCCGATTTCGGATGCCCTCGTCGTATTGCATCCGTTCGGACGACTGGCGTTGACTCGCTGGGAACGGCTGGGCGGATTCGCGGTCGGTTCCGCAATCTTGCTGACGGTTGGCTGCCTGGTTGCCAATTTCTTCATGGCGAGTCAGATTGGACTTGTCCTCGCCATGTGCATCGGGTTCACGGCGATCCCAATGGCAATGATGTTTCAGATTCGCGAGGGGACGCCACGCAAGGTCATGGCAATCACGACCGTGGTGGCCGCCGGCCTGGCGATTGGCTTCGGCGTTGGTGCCATCTATGGACTCGAGAACCTGCCGGTTGCCGTCGCCTCCCTTTGCGAACGATGCACCCAGGCATTCATCTTCGTTCCGCTGGGAACCATCGTGTTAGCGAACATGCTGAGCAGCTATCGATAG